Proteins encoded in a region of the Diospyros lotus cultivar Yz01 chromosome 9, ASM1463336v1, whole genome shotgun sequence genome:
- the LOC127810503 gene encoding bifunctional riboflavin biosynthesis protein RIBA 1, chloroplastic-like isoform X2 — protein sequence MKVFSGNGHTSKFSFPQLGGNSFARTKKAGNIKVALSSGEGDLLFHATGMANSTLIGGLSAEVEIQPDAVAFGTLVADTIPATIGFPTDDDEFDLDHPTEGFSSIPEAIEDIRQGKMVVVVDDEDRENEGDLIMAASMATPEAMAFFVKHGTGIVCVSMKGEDLERLELPLMVNQRENEEKLCTAFTVSVDAKHGTTTGVSAHDRATTVLALASKDSKPEDFNRPGHIFPLKYREGGVLKRAGHTEASVDLAMLAGLDPVAVICEIVDDDGSMARLPKLKQFVQSHNLKIVSIADLIRYRRKRDKLVELSSAARIPTTWGPFRAYCYRSVLDGIEHIAMVKGDVGDGQDILVRVHSECLTGDIFGSARCDCGSQLALAMQQIEAAGRGVLVYLRGHEGRGIGLGHKLRAYNLQDDGRDTVEANEELGLPVDSREYGIGAQILRDLGVRTIKLMTNNPAKYSGLKGYGLMLSGRVPLFTPITKDNKRYLETKRAKMGHIYGAELIGRPSGIINGNGNPGSDC from the exons ATGAAAGTGTTTTCTGGTAATGGGCACACATCCAAATTTTCCTTCCCCCAGCTGGGAGGCAATTCATTTGCCAGGACGAAGAAGGCAGGTAACATTAAAGTTGCATTATCATCTGGAGAAGGTGACCTCCTTTTTCATGCCACCGGGATGGCCAACAGTACGTTGATTGGTGGCTTATCAGCTGAGGTTGAGATACAGCCCGATGCTGTAGCATTCGGAACACTTGTAGCAGATACAATTCCTGCAACTATTGGTTTTCCTACTGATGATGATGAATTTGATTTAGACCATCCAACTGAAGGTTTCTCATCTATCCCAGAGGCAATTGAAGATATACGCCAGGGAAAG ATGGTAGTGGTTGTAGACGATGAAgatagagaaaatgaaggagatCTAATAATGGCGGCATCTATGGCCACACCTGAAGCAATGGCCTTTTTTGTCAAGCATGGAACTGGGATTGTTTGTGTCAGCATGAAAGGGGAAGATCTAGAGAGGTTGGAACTTCCTTTGATGGTAAACCAAAGGGAAAATGAAGAGAAACTTTGCACTGCATTTACAGTGTCAGTG GATGCAAAACATGGTACAACGACAGGGGTGTCAGCTCATGATAGAGCAACAACGGTATTAGCTCTTGCATCCAAAGATTCAAAGCCTGAGGATTTTAACCGCCCTGGCCATATATTTCCATTAAAGTATAGGGAGGGTGGTGTTCTGAAAAGAGCTGGGCATACAGAAGCATCTGTTGATCTTGCCATGCTAGCTGGGCTTGACCCCGTTGCTGTTATATGTGagattgttgatgatgatggttcCATGGCCAGATTGCCAAAGCTTAAGCAATTTGTGCAGTCACATAATTTGAAAATTGTATCCATTGCTGATCTAATCAG GTATAGGAGGAAGAGAGATAAATTAGTGGAACTTTCTTCTGCTGCAAGAATACCTACTACATGGGGGCCTTTCAGAGCCTACTGTTATAGGTCAGTTTTGGATGGGATTGAGCATATCGCTATGGTCAAG GGTGATGTTGGGGATGGGCAGGACATTCTTGTGAGGGTACATTCAGAGTGCCTCACAGGAGATATATTTGGATCAGCCAGATGCGACTGTGGGAGCCAACTGGCCCTTGCAATGCAACAGATTGAGGCTGCTGGTAGGGGCGTGCTGGTATATCTTCGTGGTCATGAAGGGAGGGGTATTGGTTTGGGGCACAAGCTTCGTGCTTATAACCTACAGGATGATGGGCGTGATACTGTGGAAGCCAATGAGGAGCTGGGTTTGCCTGTTGATTCAAGAGAGTATGGCATTGGTGCACAG ATACTAAGAGATCTTGGGGTTCGAACAATAAAGTTGATGACAAACAACCCTGCAAAATACAGTGGACTCAAGGGCTATGGTTTGATGCTTTCAGGGAGGGTCCCCCTTTTCACCCCGATTACCAAGGACAACAAAAGATACCTGGAGACAAAACGTGCTAAAATGGGCCACATATATGGTGCAGAACTCATTGGCCGTCCTAGCGGTATCATCAATGGAAATGGTAATCCGGGATCTGACTGTTAG
- the LOC127810503 gene encoding bifunctional riboflavin biosynthesis protein RIBA 1, chloroplastic-like isoform X1 produces the protein MASLNISSPATAPYWKAFRNFKLFSGLHHMKVFSGNGHTSKFSFPQLGGNSFARTKKAGNIKVALSSGEGDLLFHATGMANSTLIGGLSAEVEIQPDAVAFGTLVADTIPATIGFPTDDDEFDLDHPTEGFSSIPEAIEDIRQGKMVVVVDDEDRENEGDLIMAASMATPEAMAFFVKHGTGIVCVSMKGEDLERLELPLMVNQRENEEKLCTAFTVSVDAKHGTTTGVSAHDRATTVLALASKDSKPEDFNRPGHIFPLKYREGGVLKRAGHTEASVDLAMLAGLDPVAVICEIVDDDGSMARLPKLKQFVQSHNLKIVSIADLIRYRRKRDKLVELSSAARIPTTWGPFRAYCYRSVLDGIEHIAMVKGDVGDGQDILVRVHSECLTGDIFGSARCDCGSQLALAMQQIEAAGRGVLVYLRGHEGRGIGLGHKLRAYNLQDDGRDTVEANEELGLPVDSREYGIGAQILRDLGVRTIKLMTNNPAKYSGLKGYGLMLSGRVPLFTPITKDNKRYLETKRAKMGHIYGAELIGRPSGIINGNGNPGSDC, from the exons ATGGCTTCCCTAAACATTTCTTCCCCTGCAACAGCACCTTATTGGAA AGCATTCAGAAACTTCAAATTGTTCAGTGGACTGCACCATATGAAAGTGTTTTCTGGTAATGGGCACACATCCAAATTTTCCTTCCCCCAGCTGGGAGGCAATTCATTTGCCAGGACGAAGAAGGCAGGTAACATTAAAGTTGCATTATCATCTGGAGAAGGTGACCTCCTTTTTCATGCCACCGGGATGGCCAACAGTACGTTGATTGGTGGCTTATCAGCTGAGGTTGAGATACAGCCCGATGCTGTAGCATTCGGAACACTTGTAGCAGATACAATTCCTGCAACTATTGGTTTTCCTACTGATGATGATGAATTTGATTTAGACCATCCAACTGAAGGTTTCTCATCTATCCCAGAGGCAATTGAAGATATACGCCAGGGAAAG ATGGTAGTGGTTGTAGACGATGAAgatagagaaaatgaaggagatCTAATAATGGCGGCATCTATGGCCACACCTGAAGCAATGGCCTTTTTTGTCAAGCATGGAACTGGGATTGTTTGTGTCAGCATGAAAGGGGAAGATCTAGAGAGGTTGGAACTTCCTTTGATGGTAAACCAAAGGGAAAATGAAGAGAAACTTTGCACTGCATTTACAGTGTCAGTG GATGCAAAACATGGTACAACGACAGGGGTGTCAGCTCATGATAGAGCAACAACGGTATTAGCTCTTGCATCCAAAGATTCAAAGCCTGAGGATTTTAACCGCCCTGGCCATATATTTCCATTAAAGTATAGGGAGGGTGGTGTTCTGAAAAGAGCTGGGCATACAGAAGCATCTGTTGATCTTGCCATGCTAGCTGGGCTTGACCCCGTTGCTGTTATATGTGagattgttgatgatgatggttcCATGGCCAGATTGCCAAAGCTTAAGCAATTTGTGCAGTCACATAATTTGAAAATTGTATCCATTGCTGATCTAATCAG GTATAGGAGGAAGAGAGATAAATTAGTGGAACTTTCTTCTGCTGCAAGAATACCTACTACATGGGGGCCTTTCAGAGCCTACTGTTATAGGTCAGTTTTGGATGGGATTGAGCATATCGCTATGGTCAAG GGTGATGTTGGGGATGGGCAGGACATTCTTGTGAGGGTACATTCAGAGTGCCTCACAGGAGATATATTTGGATCAGCCAGATGCGACTGTGGGAGCCAACTGGCCCTTGCAATGCAACAGATTGAGGCTGCTGGTAGGGGCGTGCTGGTATATCTTCGTGGTCATGAAGGGAGGGGTATTGGTTTGGGGCACAAGCTTCGTGCTTATAACCTACAGGATGATGGGCGTGATACTGTGGAAGCCAATGAGGAGCTGGGTTTGCCTGTTGATTCAAGAGAGTATGGCATTGGTGCACAG ATACTAAGAGATCTTGGGGTTCGAACAATAAAGTTGATGACAAACAACCCTGCAAAATACAGTGGACTCAAGGGCTATGGTTTGATGCTTTCAGGGAGGGTCCCCCTTTTCACCCCGATTACCAAGGACAACAAAAGATACCTGGAGACAAAACGTGCTAAAATGGGCCACATATATGGTGCAGAACTCATTGGCCGTCCTAGCGGTATCATCAATGGAAATGGTAATCCGGGATCTGACTGTTAG